In Pyrus communis chromosome 1, drPyrComm1.1, whole genome shotgun sequence, the following are encoded in one genomic region:
- the LOC137725232 gene encoding uncharacterized protein: MFEDNPLISEAESSQEPSSMNVHEVDVNPNQRLSSVVLNEFNYLPWSRAVSLALGGRSKLGFINGSFKIPDASSPNYESWLSKDQLVMSWLLNSMDRKLAEIFSYSESSYQLWEAVKEMYGSQNNAARVFQLKKDISDLQQDGKLFVQLLGSMKSMWNELEIYRPHTTDAALLRKRAEEDKIFQLLSSLDSTYEDLRCHILMNTELPSFTSVCATIQREEVRRKVMNIGTTTSVPEARAYITNEKRYKGKHPNLKCQHCNNIGHVKDTCWILHPELKPEFMKDNKGVQRMNRAPHRANHVSTSTSNGPDPLKNFTANPAELMNEFMSYLQIKKGVAGSDRADSIEEGNSTALLGKFAGFLADTRSIPQEDMQDSGATDHMTNHVSMSKSQKFEKFANPSQVSIANDVRFHETNPFFSKSSELTAQGDGILDVFPLPRIELDEPHQHELSYVNVDASPNEDSNEGSHSEDTLHDNCDNEDDANECETTLPAPRRNPMRVRKTPTKLQDFVMYKPTHPIFNCVSYKRVTLNHAAFLSTISSYQEPQNFHEANSQEVWKEAMQEELKALD, translated from the exons ATGTTTGAAGACAATCCGCTGATATCCGAAGCTGAAAGCTCACAGGAGCCTTCCTCCATGAACGTGCATGAGGTGGACGTCAACccaaatcaaagattaagctCAGTCGTGttgaatgagtttaattacTTGCCTTGGTCAAGAGCTGTGTCTTTGGCGCTAGGTGGAAGGTCCAAGCTGgggttcataaatggaagcTTCAAAATACCTGATGCTTCCTCACCAAACTATGAATCCTGGCTTAGCAAGGATCAGCTGGTTATGTCATGGCTTTTGAATTCCATGGATCGTAAATTAGCTGAAATATTCAGCTATTCAGAATCCTCGTACCAGCTATGGGAAGCGGTTAAGGAAATGTATGGCAGCCAAAACAATGCTGCACGGGTCTTCCAATTAAAGAAGGACATCTCCGATCTGCAGCAAGATGGCAAACTGTTTGTGCAACTCCTAGGAAGCATGAaaagcatgtggaatgagttggaAATCTATCGCCCTCACACAACCGACGCAGCACTGCTACGAAAGAGagcagaagaagacaagatattTCAACTCTTGTCTAGTCTTGATTCAACGTATGAAGATCTTCGATGTCACATACTCATGAACACTGAGCTTCCTTCTTTCACCAGTGTGTGTGCAACGATTCAACGGGAAGAAGTaagaaggaaagtcatgaacaTAGGTACAACGACCAGTGTACCTGAGGCTAGGGCATATATAACCAACGAAAAGAGGTACAAAGGAAAACATCCGAACTTGAAGTGTCAACACTGCAATAATATAGGTCACGTCAAAGACACATGCTGGATCTTACACCCAGAGTTAAAGCCTGAGTTCATGAAGGACAACAAGGGTGTGCAAAGGATGAACCGTGCTCCACATCGAGCGAATCATGTGTCTACCTCCACCTCCAATGGGCCAGATCCACTCAAGAACTTCACAGCGAATCCTGCTGAACTAATGAACGAGTTTATGTCGTATCTTCAAATCAAGAAAGGAGTTGCTGGAAGTGATCGTGCTGATAGCATAGAAGAAGGGAACTCGACGGCATTGCTCGGCAAGTTTGCAGGGTTCTTGGCAGACACGAGATCCATACCCCAAGAGGACATGCAAG attcgggtgccacagatcatatgaccaaCCATGTGTCTATGTCTAAGtctcaaaaatttgaaaaatttgcaaacccTTCTCAAGTTTCAATTGCAAATG ATGTGCGATTTCATGAAACTAACCCTTTTTTTAGCAAGTCAAGTGAACTCACAGCCCAAGGGGATGGCATCTTGGATGTGTTCCCACTACCAAGAATTGAACTGGATGAACCACATCAACACGAGCTCAGTTATGTCAACGTTGATGCTTCTCCCAATGAAGATAGCAATGAAGGGTCTCATTCTGAGGATACACTGCATGACAATTGTGACAATGAAGATGATGCAAATGAGTGTGAAACAACGCTTCCAGCTCCTCGACGCAATCCAATGCGAGTTAGAAAAACTCCCACAAAACTTCAGGATTTTGTTATGTACAAACCCACACATCCCATCTTCAATTGTGTGTCATACAAGAGAGTGACACTGAATCATGCTGCATTCCTAAGCACTATATCCAGTTACCAGGAGCCTCAGAATTTCCACGAGGCCAACAGCCAAGAGGTGTGGAAAGAGGCAATGCAAGAAGAACTTAAAGCTCTAGATTAA
- the LOC137736149 gene encoding chaperone protein dnaJ 20, chloroplastic-like yields MEISFQLQSNNPMLQKARPKKNSHSSYMIQTISCRGDGLESHAKKANFYEVLSLGSENNIDLHDIKKAYRSMARQFHPDVCAPSAKEESTRKFIELQKAYETLSDPVLRQMYDYQLSLADSSLGLGVEGFCMEVKRSIFQREVWEEQLRGLHKRSQTRRERRSMQN; encoded by the coding sequence ATGGAAATCTCCTTCCAATTGCAAAGCAACAATCCAATGCTGCAAAAGGCAAGGCCAAAGAAAAATTCTCATAGTAGTTATATGATTCAAACTATTTCATGCAGAGGTGATGGGTTAGAGAGCCATGCAAAGAAGGCTAACTTTTATGAGGTACTTTCTCTTGGTTCTGAAAATAACATAGACTTGCATGACATAAAGAAAGCCTACAGAAGCATGGCTCGTCAATTTCATCCTGATGTTTGTGCTCCGTCGGCAAAAGAGGAGTCTACCAGAAAATTCATTGAGCTTCAAAAAGCATATGAAACACTTTCCGACCCGGTTTTGCGTCAAATGTATGATTATCAGTTGAGTTTGGCTGACTCTTCGTTAGGGTTAGGGGTGGAGGGATTTTGTATGGAGGTTAAGAGATCCATATTTCAAAGGGAAGTGTGGGAAGAACAACTTCGTGGATTGCATAAAAGATCACAAACCAGAAGGGAAAGGCGGTCCATGcagaattaa